Proteins found in one Poecilia reticulata strain Guanapo linkage group LG6, Guppy_female_1.0+MT, whole genome shotgun sequence genomic segment:
- the slc15a5 gene encoding solute carrier family 15 member 5 isoform X1 → MVAGGLKRAPDGWEREQTVFQTPGLDQRPRKKSRKKLQVVVCVLLVELCERFTFFGIVCNMILFCTVKLGYDNVLAATVNLCFIGVSTLTPVLVGWFAETCLGRTKVLYLCAFLHFFGTAMLPVVAFPFEDFYIDTHHMTHKLDPIEQQILFYVGLLAAALGIGGIRAILCPMGAYSLQSYNQHQLLSFFNWFYWLVNLNSTVVFLGIAYIQQSVAQNLGFLIPFTSVLLALIAIHMMRSKLTYKPKRGGSLLTTLGVFLNSFKMCCLRHRHLSGDAVSWLDRAKENNGGRYSETHVENVKVLTKLFPLYGLQLLYRVCVTQIPSGYFIQAMNSNLHLNGLLLPIGAMNVISILPLLLLAPLMEFVTTHFLSMKKTLLSPARVIMFFCHHSTLSALLALGHACAAASVLVAGLVELHRKAHPLVEQTLSGKVLHVSSMPCFQLAPQYILLGVAEALVTPSCALISFQLIPSHIRGISLHFLTLSYGGGCLLGAFIIQLVHVCSGGNFYPNSLHDGNLERFFFLLASLMIINALLFWRLSYRYMDLSVQGKPLSSSSLSEKLLQYKAALRFYDTVEHLSTDSVL, encoded by the exons ATGGTGGCAGGGGGACTAAAAAGAGCGCCGGACGGCTGGGAAAGAGAACAAACAGTCTTCCAGACGCCTGGTCTGGACCAGAGACCACGGAAGAAATCTCGCAAGAAACTCCAAGTTGTCGTCTGTGTTCTGCTTGTGGAGCTGTGTGAGAGGTTTACGTTCTTTGGGATTGTATGTAACATGATTCTGTTCTGCACCGTGAAGCTGGGCTATGACAACGTCCTGGCTGCGACCGTCAACCTGTGCTTCATAGGAGTCAGCACCCTGACCCCTGTTCTGGTTGGGTGGTTTGCAGAAACCTGCTTAGGAAGGACTAAGGTCCTTTACTTGTGTGCCTTTCTTCACTTCTTTG GTACAGCCATGCTGCCAGTGGTTGCATTTCCATTTGAAGATTTCTACATTGACACTCATCACATGACCCATAAGTTGGACCCCATTGAGCAGCAGATCTTGTTTTATGTGGGTCTCCTGGCTGCTGCGCTGGGCATCGGTGGCATCAGGGCCATCCTCTGTCCAATGGGAGCCTACAGCCTGCAGAGCTACAACCAGCACCAGCTCCTGTCCTTCTTCAACTG GTTCTACTGGTTAGTGAATCTGAATTCCACCGTCGTGTTTTTGGGCATCGCTTACATTCAGCAGTCTGTGGCCCAAAATCTGGGCTTCCTCATCCCTTTCACCTCCGTGCTGCTGGCTCTCATCGCCATCCACATGATGCGCAGCAAACTCACCTACAAACCCAAGAGAG GTGGATCCTTGCTGACCACACTGGGAGTTTTCCTGAACTCTTTCAAAATGTGCTGCCTCCGGCATCGCCACCTGAGTGGAGATGCCGTGTCCTGGCTGGACCGGGCAAAAGAGAACAATGGTGGGCGGTACAGTGAGACCCAtgtggaaaatgtcaaagtCTTGACGAAACTCTTTCCTCTCTACGGACTTCAGCTGCTGTACAGAGTCTGCGTCACACAG ATTCCCTCAGGCTACTTCATACAGGCCATGAACTCTAACCTCCACCTGAACGGCCTTCTGCTGCCCATTGGTGCCATGAATGTCATCAGCATCCTGCCTCTGCTGCTCTTAGCCCCGCTGATGGAGTTCGTGACAACCCACTTCCTGTCCATGAAGAAAACTCTACTTTCACCTGCAAGAGTCATCA TGTTCTTTTGCCATCATTCCACGCTGTCTGCACTCTTAGCTTTGGGCCATGCATGCGCTGCTGCGTCTGTCCTGGTGGCGGGTTTGGTGGAGCTACACAGGAAGGCCCACCCACTGGTGGAGCAGACCCTCTCCGGGAAGGTTCTGCATGTGTCATCCATGCCGTGTTTCCAGCTGGCACCTCAATACATCCTGCTCGGTGTGGCTGAAGCTCTCGTCACTCCTTCGT GTGCCCTCATATCCTTCCAGCTGATCCCAAGCCACATCAGAGGGATCTCCCTGCACTTCCTCACTCTGTCCTATGGAGGGGGCTGTTTACTTGGTGCCTTCATCATTCAGCTTGTGCATGTTTGCTCTGGag GAAATTTCTACCCAAACTCTCTGCATGATGGGAATCTTGAGAGATTCTTCTTCCTTCTGGCCTCATTGATGATTATAAATGCTCTTCTGTTCTGGAGATTATCATACAG GTACATGGACCTGAGTGTTCAGGGGAAaccactgagcagcagctctctGTCTGAGAAGTTGCTGCAATACAAGGCCGCACTGCGTTTCTACGACACTGTAGAACATCTCTCTACCGACTCTGTTTTATGA
- the slc15a5 gene encoding solute carrier family 15 member 5 isoform X2, whose protein sequence is MVAGGLKRAPDGWEREQTVFQTPGLDQRPRKKSRKKLQVVVCVLLVELCERFTFFGIVCNMILFCTVKLGYDNVLAATVNLCFIGVSTLTPVLVGWFAETCLGRTKVLYLCAFLHFFGTAMLPVVAFPFEDFYIDTHHMTHKLDPIEQQILFYVGLLAAALGIGGIRAILCPMGAYSLQSYNQHQLLSFFNWFYWLVNLNSTVVFLGIAYIQQSVAQNLGFLIPFTSVLLALIAIHMMRSKLTYKPKRGGSLLTTLGVFLNSFKMCCLRHRHLSGDAVSWLDRAKENNGGRYSETHVENVKVLTKLFPLYGLQLLYRVCVTQIPSGYFIQAMNSNLHLNGLLLPIGAMNVISILPLLLLAPLMEFVTTHFLSMKKTLLSPARVITLGHACAAASVLVAGLVELHRKAHPLVEQTLSGKVLHVSSMPCFQLAPQYILLGVAEALVTPSCALISFQLIPSHIRGISLHFLTLSYGGGCLLGAFIIQLVHVCSGGNFYPNSLHDGNLERFFFLLASLMIINALLFWRLSYRYMDLSVQGKPLSSSSLSEKLLQYKAALRFYDTVEHLSTDSVL, encoded by the exons ATGGTGGCAGGGGGACTAAAAAGAGCGCCGGACGGCTGGGAAAGAGAACAAACAGTCTTCCAGACGCCTGGTCTGGACCAGAGACCACGGAAGAAATCTCGCAAGAAACTCCAAGTTGTCGTCTGTGTTCTGCTTGTGGAGCTGTGTGAGAGGTTTACGTTCTTTGGGATTGTATGTAACATGATTCTGTTCTGCACCGTGAAGCTGGGCTATGACAACGTCCTGGCTGCGACCGTCAACCTGTGCTTCATAGGAGTCAGCACCCTGACCCCTGTTCTGGTTGGGTGGTTTGCAGAAACCTGCTTAGGAAGGACTAAGGTCCTTTACTTGTGTGCCTTTCTTCACTTCTTTG GTACAGCCATGCTGCCAGTGGTTGCATTTCCATTTGAAGATTTCTACATTGACACTCATCACATGACCCATAAGTTGGACCCCATTGAGCAGCAGATCTTGTTTTATGTGGGTCTCCTGGCTGCTGCGCTGGGCATCGGTGGCATCAGGGCCATCCTCTGTCCAATGGGAGCCTACAGCCTGCAGAGCTACAACCAGCACCAGCTCCTGTCCTTCTTCAACTG GTTCTACTGGTTAGTGAATCTGAATTCCACCGTCGTGTTTTTGGGCATCGCTTACATTCAGCAGTCTGTGGCCCAAAATCTGGGCTTCCTCATCCCTTTCACCTCCGTGCTGCTGGCTCTCATCGCCATCCACATGATGCGCAGCAAACTCACCTACAAACCCAAGAGAG GTGGATCCTTGCTGACCACACTGGGAGTTTTCCTGAACTCTTTCAAAATGTGCTGCCTCCGGCATCGCCACCTGAGTGGAGATGCCGTGTCCTGGCTGGACCGGGCAAAAGAGAACAATGGTGGGCGGTACAGTGAGACCCAtgtggaaaatgtcaaagtCTTGACGAAACTCTTTCCTCTCTACGGACTTCAGCTGCTGTACAGAGTCTGCGTCACACAG ATTCCCTCAGGCTACTTCATACAGGCCATGAACTCTAACCTCCACCTGAACGGCCTTCTGCTGCCCATTGGTGCCATGAATGTCATCAGCATCCTGCCTCTGCTGCTCTTAGCCCCGCTGATGGAGTTCGTGACAACCCACTTCCTGTCCATGAAGAAAACTCTACTTTCACCTGCAAGAGTCATCA CTTTGGGCCATGCATGCGCTGCTGCGTCTGTCCTGGTGGCGGGTTTGGTGGAGCTACACAGGAAGGCCCACCCACTGGTGGAGCAGACCCTCTCCGGGAAGGTTCTGCATGTGTCATCCATGCCGTGTTTCCAGCTGGCACCTCAATACATCCTGCTCGGTGTGGCTGAAGCTCTCGTCACTCCTTCGT GTGCCCTCATATCCTTCCAGCTGATCCCAAGCCACATCAGAGGGATCTCCCTGCACTTCCTCACTCTGTCCTATGGAGGGGGCTGTTTACTTGGTGCCTTCATCATTCAGCTTGTGCATGTTTGCTCTGGag GAAATTTCTACCCAAACTCTCTGCATGATGGGAATCTTGAGAGATTCTTCTTCCTTCTGGCCTCATTGATGATTATAAATGCTCTTCTGTTCTGGAGATTATCATACAG GTACATGGACCTGAGTGTTCAGGGGAAaccactgagcagcagctctctGTCTGAGAAGTTGCTGCAATACAAGGCCGCACTGCGTTTCTACGACACTGTAGAACATCTCTCTACCGACTCTGTTTTATGA
- the slc15a5 gene encoding solute carrier family 15 member 5 isoform X3, whose amino-acid sequence MVAGGLKRAPDGWEREQTVFQTPGLDQRPRKKSRKKLQVVVCVLLVELCERFTFFGIVCNMILFCTVKLGYDNVLAATVNLCFIGVSTLTPVLVGWFAETCLGRTKVLYLCAFLHFFGTAMLPVVAFPFEDFYIDTHHMTHKLDPIEQQILFYVGLLAAALGIGGIRAILCPMGAYSLQSYNQHQLLSFFNWFYWLVNLNSTVVFLGIAYIQQSVAQNLGFLIPFTSVLLALIAIHMMRSKLTYKPKRGGSLLTTLGVFLNSFKMCCLRHRHLSGDAVSWLDRAKENNGGRYSETHVENVKVLTKLFPLYGLQLLYRVCVTQIPSGYFIQAMNSNLHLNGLLLPIGAMNVISILPLLLLAPLMEFVTTHFLSMKKTLLSPARVIMFFCHHSTLSALLALGHACAAASVLVAGLVELHRKAHPLVEQTLSGKVLHVSSMPCFQLAPQYILLGVAEALVTPSCALISFQLIPSHIRGISLHFLTLSYGGGCLLGAFIIQLVHVCSGDSLSSDIS is encoded by the exons ATGGTGGCAGGGGGACTAAAAAGAGCGCCGGACGGCTGGGAAAGAGAACAAACAGTCTTCCAGACGCCTGGTCTGGACCAGAGACCACGGAAGAAATCTCGCAAGAAACTCCAAGTTGTCGTCTGTGTTCTGCTTGTGGAGCTGTGTGAGAGGTTTACGTTCTTTGGGATTGTATGTAACATGATTCTGTTCTGCACCGTGAAGCTGGGCTATGACAACGTCCTGGCTGCGACCGTCAACCTGTGCTTCATAGGAGTCAGCACCCTGACCCCTGTTCTGGTTGGGTGGTTTGCAGAAACCTGCTTAGGAAGGACTAAGGTCCTTTACTTGTGTGCCTTTCTTCACTTCTTTG GTACAGCCATGCTGCCAGTGGTTGCATTTCCATTTGAAGATTTCTACATTGACACTCATCACATGACCCATAAGTTGGACCCCATTGAGCAGCAGATCTTGTTTTATGTGGGTCTCCTGGCTGCTGCGCTGGGCATCGGTGGCATCAGGGCCATCCTCTGTCCAATGGGAGCCTACAGCCTGCAGAGCTACAACCAGCACCAGCTCCTGTCCTTCTTCAACTG GTTCTACTGGTTAGTGAATCTGAATTCCACCGTCGTGTTTTTGGGCATCGCTTACATTCAGCAGTCTGTGGCCCAAAATCTGGGCTTCCTCATCCCTTTCACCTCCGTGCTGCTGGCTCTCATCGCCATCCACATGATGCGCAGCAAACTCACCTACAAACCCAAGAGAG GTGGATCCTTGCTGACCACACTGGGAGTTTTCCTGAACTCTTTCAAAATGTGCTGCCTCCGGCATCGCCACCTGAGTGGAGATGCCGTGTCCTGGCTGGACCGGGCAAAAGAGAACAATGGTGGGCGGTACAGTGAGACCCAtgtggaaaatgtcaaagtCTTGACGAAACTCTTTCCTCTCTACGGACTTCAGCTGCTGTACAGAGTCTGCGTCACACAG ATTCCCTCAGGCTACTTCATACAGGCCATGAACTCTAACCTCCACCTGAACGGCCTTCTGCTGCCCATTGGTGCCATGAATGTCATCAGCATCCTGCCTCTGCTGCTCTTAGCCCCGCTGATGGAGTTCGTGACAACCCACTTCCTGTCCATGAAGAAAACTCTACTTTCACCTGCAAGAGTCATCA TGTTCTTTTGCCATCATTCCACGCTGTCTGCACTCTTAGCTTTGGGCCATGCATGCGCTGCTGCGTCTGTCCTGGTGGCGGGTTTGGTGGAGCTACACAGGAAGGCCCACCCACTGGTGGAGCAGACCCTCTCCGGGAAGGTTCTGCATGTGTCATCCATGCCGTGTTTCCAGCTGGCACCTCAATACATCCTGCTCGGTGTGGCTGAAGCTCTCGTCACTCCTTCGT GTGCCCTCATATCCTTCCAGCTGATCCCAAGCCACATCAGAGGGATCTCCCTGCACTTCCTCACTCTGTCCTATGGAGGGGGCTGTTTACTTGGTGCCTTCATCATTCAGCTTGTGCATGTTTGCTCTGGag attcacTTTCCTCTGACATCTCCTGA